Proteins co-encoded in one Kutzneria chonburiensis genomic window:
- a CDS encoding DUF4235 domain-containing protein, whose protein sequence is MGKLGYRAIGMLLSVLAGAAAGAVSKRLWRVATGEHDAPTATDREQGWGRVLVAAAIQGAVFGLVKAATDRAGAKAYERVTGEWPD, encoded by the coding sequence ATGGGCAAACTCGGGTACAGGGCAATCGGAATGCTGTTGAGTGTGCTCGCCGGGGCCGCCGCCGGAGCCGTGTCGAAACGGCTCTGGCGGGTGGCCACCGGCGAGCACGACGCTCCGACGGCGACGGATCGTGAGCAGGGCTGGGGCCGCGTGCTCGTGGCCGCGGCCATCCAGGGCGCGGTGTTCGGGCTGGTCAAAGCGGCCACCGACCGCGCGGGCGCGAAAGCGTACGAGCGGGTCACCGGTGAGTGGCCCGACTAG